The Mycobacteriales bacterium region CGCCGGTGGCGTTCATCTTCGGGCTGGCCAACGACCAGCTCGGCTATGTCGAGTCGCTGTCGGACTACAACGGCGCGCTCCAGTGCAGCTACAGCGACGAGTGGTTCTTCACGATCTCGCCGACCTTCGGTGACGACCTGGTGCGCGCCCAGCGGAGCAACGCCGGAAGGCTCGGCTTCACCGTGACCGACCCCGGGCCGATCGCAAACAACAGCCCGGGCCCGGTCCCGCCGTCGACGAACTGCACCCAGCAGGGGATCGGCCAGCTCTAGACATCCCGTCTCCGACCGCGAGTGTGCAATTTCCGACGCCTTTCGGCGGGGCTTGAGCGTGACCGCTTGTCGAAAATTGCACACTCGGCCCCGGCCGATCCCCGGGGCGGGGCTTCAGTCGCGCCCCGGACGGTCATGGCCGGCCCAGAGGGGGGCCCGTCGGGAGACCTTCCCGATCGCCGTCTTCGGGATGGTTTCCACGCCCGGCGGGTGTCGCTGGCGACCGCCACGTCGGTGCGCCGTGCGTTGGACGCGCTGGTCGCCGACGAGCTGGTCGTCCGCCGCGACGGGGTCTATCGGGTAGTCAACCCGTTCTTCGCCGCATGGCTGCGCCAGGCCGGCTGAGCGGACCGGTCAGGGGATCGCCTGCGCGAACCGGAACAGTCGGGTCGGGTCGTAGCTCGCCTTCACCGCCGACAGCCGCGGCAGGTTCGCGCCGTAGTAGGCCTGCGGCCAGTTCGCGAGATCCGGGTCGATGTAGTTCTGGTATGCCTGGCCGGAGACGTACGGCGCCATCGCGGCCCTCGTGCCCCGCAGCCAGGCCAGCGCGGTGGCGGAGCCGGCTCCGGCTCCGGCCGCCGTGTACTGCAGGCCGAAGGCGACGTCGCGATGGACGAACGCGGTCGCATCGGGGGCGACCCGGTTCACCTCCCCGCCGAACGGGTCGAAACCAACCCCGCACACCGCCGTCGCGATCCGCTGCGCCAGCTCGACCCGGTGAACCAGGGTGGCGATCCCGGACGCGGGCAGCGGGGCGACGCACAGGTCGGATTTCGCTGCCAGGGCCTGCCGGGGCAGGCCGCCCGGCGGCGTCTCGGTATCGAGGTGGCATTCGGCGACCGTCAGCGCCGCGCACCCGGCGTCGACGAGCATGGCGTGCAGGAACGGCCGGGTTTCGCTGAACCGCTGACTGGGCGCGACGCCGACGGCGGAGACGAGCCGGTCAAACAACCGGTCGAGGCTCCCCTGGCCGGCCAGGCAGGTCCCGCCCACCCCGACGGTCGGCGTGGGGGCGCCAGGTCGGGCCAGCAGGTGCAGGTCCGCGAACAGCTCGTCCGGCGCGGCCGGCGCCCAGCGCTGCCAGGCGTCGACCACCCGCGGCGCGGCGGACCAGTCCCATCCCAGCGATCCCAGCGCCACGTCCCCAACTGGGTGGGTCGCCATCGTGAACGCGGTGATGATCCCGAAGTTGCCGCCGCCACCACCGCGGCAGGCCCAGAACAGATCACCGGTGTCGACCTCCCGGACCCGGCCGTCGGCGGTGACGATCTGCACACTGTCGACCGCGTCACAGGTCAGGCCGTAGGCGCGTGAGGTCACGCCGATCCCGCCGCCGAGGGCCAGCCCGGCCAGCCCCACCGAGGGGCACGACCCGGCGGGAAGCGTCCGGCCGGCGCCGGCCAGCCCGGAGTACACGTCGATCAGCCGGGCTCCGGCACCGATCCGTGCGGCGGCTCCGCCCGGGGTCACCACCGACATCTGGGCGACGTCGACCACGAGACCCGCGCCGGTGGAGTAGCCGGCGTAGCTGTGACCACCCGCCCGGGCCGTGATCGGTACCCCCAGGCGGCGGGCGAAGCCGATGCAGGTGGCGACGTCGGCTGGGTTGGCGCATTCCACGATGCCGGCCGGCGACGTGGAGTCGAAGCGCGGGTTCGCGGAGAGGCGGGCCAGCGGGTACCCCGCGTCACCTGGCCGGATCAGGTGCCCGGCGAGGTCGCGTGCCAGCGCCGACCAGTCCGCCGGCCCGACCTTGGTGCTCGGTAGGGGGGTCCCGGAGCCGGGGGCCGGCCGGACCCGGGGGGCACCGGGTGAGCTGCAGCCGGGCAGCCCGGCGAGTGCGGCGCCGGCCGCGAGGCCGCCACCGGAGCGCAGCAGCGCACGACGGGTGAGCATCGCGGACCCCCTCCCGGTGTGGGACGCCCCAGCTGGTGTTCAGGTTGGCGGCCTATTGTCGGTGGATGGACGAGGAGCGGGCGGAAGCCGTGGTCGCCCGGCTGCGGGAGCGCCGGGTGTTCGCGCATGTTGAGCGGGCCGGGGTGTACCAGTTCGGCGTCCGGGTGGTGATCCCCGATGGCCGGGAGGCGGTGTGGGACACCGACGGGAATGCCGGCTTGGAGGCGGTGATCCTCCAAGACGGCGACCTGGTCGGCTACGTCCCGGAGCTCCCCGGGTCCGAAGGGCTCGACGTCGACGGGATGGTCCGGGCCCTCGCCGCCGTGGACTACGACACCCCGCCCGAGCCGGAGCCGCCATCGCACCCGAGCACCCCCGCCCCCGCCGTGGCGCCGGCCGACCCGAACCCCGCGGTCGACCCGATCCCCGCGGCCGGCCCGATCTCCGCGGCCGACCCGATCCCCGCGGTCGGGCCGCTGCCGCCGGTGACCAGGTTCCTGCGCGCCGACCATCCCGAACATCGGCCGCTGTCCGGTCTGCTGCGCCGGCTGTCCGGCCGCCACGCGGACTAGGCCGACGGGTTGGGCGTCGCTACGCGGCGTCGTCCCAGCGTTCCCGAAGCCACGCGTGCACCGAGGGCAACCGGTCGGAGGCGAGGGTGAGGTGGCCGTCGTCCTCCGACAGGCGCGCCGCGACGCCGGGGATCCGCGCCGCCAACCACTCGCCGTGGCCGAACGGGACCATGGCGTCGTGGCGACCCTGCCACAGCAGAACCGGCACCCGGATGTCGGCGACGTCGAAGGCCCCAGGGTCGGACGAAGAGCAGGTTGTCGTCGACCCAGCCGTCCACGCCGCGCCGGCAGCCCGCCGTGACCTGCGCGTGAAGCGTGGCGCCGAACGGGCCGCGCATCACGGCGGCGTCGGTCGCGGTGAGGTAGGGCGCCATGCCCTCGACAACCTCGAGCCGACGCCCGTCGGCCGTCTCGACACTGAAGCGAACCCCAGCCTCCCGGGCAGGCAGATCTCGACACCGCTCGTCGAAGGATGTCAGCCTGGCGCCTCCACCAGGATCCCCATGTCGCCGGCCGCCGCACGAAGCCGCCGGTCGTAGGTGACGATCGCGCCCAGGTCCGCGCCGAGCGACTGCGCCGCAGCGATGTGGATGGCGTCTAGCGAGCGCAGGGCCGACCCGAGCGCCAGGGTGGCTGCGAGGTCGAGCAACTCCCGGTCAAGATTGACCTGGTCAAGCCGAGCGAGCTGTCTCCGCGCGTGTGCCACGGCGGTCGGGCCTCCGGCGAGGGCACGCACTACCTCCACGCGCGCGAGCGTGCAGGTCACCCGACCCACCCCGCGGTGCCGCCGGAGGAAGCGCCTGAGTGCCGCCGATTCGACTTCTTGCTGCACGAGCTTCACCAGCGCCGACGAATCGAGGTAGAGCCTCACCGCTCGTGCGCGCGCATTCGCGCCAGCAAGCCGGACGCGTCGATGCCGTAGTCAGCAGCCGGTTCGTCACATACGTCGGCGTCATCCTCGGCGACGATTACCCGGCCGCTGGCCACCAGGGCCGCCCAGGGGTCGCGGCTGACCGGGACCAGCCGGGCCACGGGACGGCCCCGATCGGTGATCTCGAGGGTCTCGCCCCTGGTGACGCGTTCCAGATAAACGCTCGCGTGCTGTCGTAGCTCTCGCACACCGATGCGCTCCATGTGCTACATAGTAGCACTAATGACGACAGTTCCTTGATCGGAACACCCGCGCGGGCGCGCTAGCGATATCCGACTGGCCCGGCCCCGGGATCGTCGTTACGGTTGATCACATGCCCTCGACGCCGCCGCACGAGGCACCCAGCCGGCGCCGCGCCGCCTCGGGTGTGCAGGCGGCCTATGACGTATCGCCGGGGCCTACGACGCCCAGCTCGGTGGCGAGCTCGATGGCAAGCCGCTCGACCGTTCGCTACTTCAGGGTTTCATCGAGTTCGTCGGCGGGGGCACCCTGGCGGATGTGGGCTGCGGCCCCGGGCACGTCACCCGCTCTCTCTCGGCGCGGCACCCGCAGGTGATCGGCATCGACCTCTCACTGGGCATGATCCGGGTCGCGCGCGATCGCGTTGTACTCGATCATTCACCTGACAGCGGACGAACGGGTCCTCGCCTGCCGGGAGTTCGCTCGGGCGGTGCGTCCGGGTGGCTGGTTGCTTGTGGCGTTCCACATCGACAGTCCCGACTTCGCGACCGGCGAGGTCAACCGCCCAGCTGGTTCGGGGAGTCCGTCGAGCTGGACGGTTACTTTCTCGAACCAACCCAGGTCACCCGCGACATCGAGGACGCAGGGTTCGTGGTCATGTCGACGGTGATCCGACAGCCCTGGCCCGACGTCGAGCACCCGAGTCGACGCTGCTACATACTCGCGCAGCGGCGCTGAGCCGGGTGCCGGCGCTCGCCGTCGAGGGCGACGCAATCCCGCGGCGCGAGGAGGCTGGTCGAACGGCACCTACGAGATTGGCCGGGACCCCGACGGTCACCGCAAGGGCATGACCGGACAGGTGGGCTGCTGGAAGACAGCAAAGGCCAGTTCGGGCAACTTCTGGAGGGTGGCGCCACCGGACAGGAGCCGGTGAACGATGCCGACGGCAGGTTCATCGCAGCCACGAGTACGTCGACGGCAACGCCATAGGTCTCACCCGGACGCCCGCGCGATGAGTTGATCCGGGCTTGTTCGTCCTAACCTGTGACCTCGACACCGGGAGGCGACAATGGCGAAGATCACGAAGCTGGGCCGGGTGATGGTGCCCGTAGCCGATCAGGACGAGGCGATCAGCTTCTACACGACGAAGCTGGGTTTCTCCGTGGCCGCGGACGTCCCGTTCGGCGAGCATGACCGGTGGGTCGAGGTCGCCCCGCCGGCTGGCGGCGCGACCCTGGCCCTGGTGCCGCCGCGGGGCGACTACCAGCCGGGGCGGATGACCGGGATCGCCATCGACTCGCCCGACCCGGCGGCAGATCACGCTGAGCTGCGGGACAAGGGTGTCGACGTCGACGCCGAGCTGATGGGCGGCGACGGGGAGGTTCCGTCGATGTTCTTCTTCCGCGACAACAACAAGAACCAGCTAATGATCGTCCAGTCCGGGTAACGGCTGCCCCGCCGTAGCCTCGCTCCCAGGTCGCGTGTAACTACAGCCGCCGAGAAACCCTGCGCGCCACCTCGTTGGCGGTAACGCGATCGGCATCGGCGGCCACCTCGACCTGGCCAACCAGGGCGACGCCCGGACCGGGTCCGCGAGGGCGATCGCTCGGTTGGGGGGACCACCGGGGTTCGCGTGGGGGGTGACGAGGTGGTCGCGGAGCGGGGGAGGTTGGCGCCAGTCACCGTCCGCGGCCTTGGTCGCATGGCCGTCGTGGAGCGTTGCGGGTCAGCCGGTGCGGAAGCACACGTCGATGTCCCACCGGGCGAAGCTGAGCGCCTCGTAGACCTTGATCGCGTTGGTGTTGGACTCGTCGACGTACAGCATCGCCTGGGACAGGCCGCGGGCCCGGAGATGGCGCAGTCCGATCAGCGTGAGCGCCGGGCCCAGCCGCTGGCCCTGCGCGGACGGGTCGACCCCGACGACGTAGACCTCGCCGATCGGCTCGTGGTCGTGCGCGCCGTTCGCGCCCGCTCCGTGCACCTTCGTCCAGTGGAAGCCGACCAGCCGCCCGGCCCGCTCGGCGAGGAAGAACCCGGCTGCGTCGAACCACGGCTCCCGCTCCCGGGTCCGTAGGTCCGCGATCGTCCACTGGCCCTGGTCGGGGTGGTCGGCGAACGCCCGGTTGTTCACCTCGACCCATGCCGCCTCGTCCTGCCCGACTACGAAGGTGCGGACGCTGACGCCCGCCGGCAGGTCCGGCGCCGGCAGCGGAGCGAACAGGGATCGCCGCATCTGCCAGAGCACGCGCTCGCGGTGAAAGCCCATGGCATGGGCGAGCGCGGCCGCGGAGTCGAGGGTCTGCTGGCCGTGCGCCCACAGCCGCATCCGGCCGTCCGGGGAGTCGGCGAGCAGCGCCTCGACCAGCAGCCGCCCCAGCCCGGATCGGCGGGCCTCGCCGCGGACCACGACCTCGGCGCTGGGACCCTCGACGACGTCGGTCACGTCGAGATGCGCGTAGCCGGAGAGCAGGTCGCCGGACCACACCAGCAGGTTGTGGGCGGGGGCGTCCCCGCCGTAGCGCAGATGCAGCATGACGTGCTCGGACAGCGGCCGCACGCCGTCGGCGTCGGTGACCTCGTCGACGAGCCGGAGAACCTCGCGAACCTCGGCGTCGGTGAGCCGGTCACGCCGTTCCAGGCGGGTCGAGGCGTCCACACTGGTCACAGCCGCCACCATAGGGCCCATGTCGGCTGTCTCCCGGGTCCGCGGTGTGGCGGCCGCGATGGTCGTCACCGGGCTGCTGGTCCTCGGGTTCGTCGGGATCCGGGTGGCGACCCACGGCGGCCGGCTCGGCGCCTTCGCCGTCGCCGGCAGCGCGTTCGTCCACGGCGCTACCCCCGACCTGCCGGTCACCGCGCACAGCACCGGGTACGACGGGCAGTTCTACTACCGGCTCGCCCAGGACCCGCTGACCCGCCGGGTGACCGCGGACGGGATCACCCTGGACAACCCGAGCTACCGCCAGCAGCGGATCGGGTATCCGGCCACCGCTTGGCTCCTCGCCCGGGTGACCGGTGCGGCCACCTCGCTGGCCCTCGTCCTCGTCAACGCGCTGGCGGTCCTCGCGGTCGGCGGATTGGGGGCGCTGTGGGCCCGCCGGCTCGGCCGTTCCCCATGGTGGGGGGTGGGCCTGGCCGCGTCCCCGGCGTTGCTCATCGCGCTGGCCCGCGACCTCACCGAGCCGCTGGCGACCGCCGCCCTGCTCGCCGGACTGCTCGCCTGGACCAGCCGGCGGCGGGGCCTGGCCGCACTCGCCTTCACCGCGGCCGCCCTGACCCGGGAGACCACACTCGCCGTCGTGTTCGGTCTCGCGCTGACCGCCGCCTACTGGGCGTGGCGGGATCGCCACCGTCGCGATGCCCTTACCGGCCACGCCGCGGCGATCGGCTGTCTCGCAGTGCCGGCTGCGGTGGAGATCGCCTGGCAGTTCCATCTGCGCGGCGTGTGGGGTGGCCGCTTGCCGGTGCAGTCCGGCCACGGGCAGCTCGCGCTGCCGTTCCTGTCGCCGATCCGCACTTTCTTCTCCGGGGTGAGCTCGATCGGGCTCAGCCACCAGGGCGTGCTCGACGGGATCTGGTTCGCGGATCGGATCCTGCTCGCCGCCCTGCTCGTCGTGGTGGCGCTCGGCTGGTCCCGTTCCCGCCTCCCCCCGGACATCCGGGTGGGCTGGGTGGTGGCCGCGCTGATCGCGGTAAGCGTGGTCTGGGCGCGGGACGTGCAGTTCGTCCGGGCCGCCAATGAGGCCATCGTGGTCGGCCAACTCGTGCTGCTCGGCCGATCTGACCGGACGGCGACCCGGGGCCTGCTCGGTGTCGGCGCCTGGTCCGGGCTGGTCGCCGCGCTCTACGCCGTGGCACTGTAACCGATCGTTTCGACCGCGTACGGCCCCATCCGTGGTGCCGTATTTTGCGGTCCGGAGTGCGGCGACGGAGTGCGGCGGCGAGGTGTGGACCCGCGAGGCCGGGCGCAGGCTTCGCGCCACCCGTCCTCGTGGGCTTGGCTGGCGAGCCGCCTGGGCAGCGGCGGGCTCGGACGTCTGGGGCGCCGGCGCGGATCCGAAAACCCGCTATCGCTGGGGCCTTACTCCTGCACTCGTTGCAGGCGCGCCGAGACGTGCGGCTGGAGCGCCTCGCCGACCGCGGCCAGCTCCTCGACGTACATCAGCTCCGCTCCGACCAGGCCGTAGAGCCGGTGCTCGGCGGTGACCTCCTTGGCGGTGCGGGTGCGCACTACGGCGTCGGTGGCGATCTCCACCCGCTGCCCGGTGACCTCGCCGTAGAACACCTCGACGACACCGGTGGGGTGGGCCAGCATCACCTCGAGTGTGCCGTCGCCGGCCGGGCGCCAGTAACCGCTTTCATGGGCGAGCGGTCGACCGTCGTCGCTGGCCCAGGTTCGCGAGGTGTAGGCCAGCACCGGTTTGCCGTAGCAGACGAAGGTGATCTCCTGGGTGAACGCGAAGTCGGGGATCGTCGGGTAGCTGCCTTCTCCGGTGCCCCGCCAGGTGCCTAGCAGGAACTCCAGTGGCTGGAGCGCCGCGGGTAGGTCCACGGTCAGGCCCCGTACCCGGGGGTGCCCGGCGGGCGCGGTTCCGCGCGCCGCGAAATGTCCACGGACCGAGAGGCTACCGGTGCGAACCCAGGAGCTGGTGTCTTCGTCGCGTGGCGGTCCCTGAGTTCACGCTCGGGTTTGGGCGAATGTCCTTGCTGGTAAGGGTTTCTTCCGCGGGGACGGTTCAGGACGCTTCAGTGGTCTGACATCAAGAACGATCTGCACCGCTGAGCTGCGGCTCAGGCTGAGTGAGAAGTCAGGCGCAACCCCGAAGTGTCGTGCTCGACGCTTTTACGATGGTCCTGATGCCCGCCTGGTTTCGTCTGCCGAGGGCGGTCACGGCCACCACACTGGCGCCGCGCTCGGCCAGGATCGCGCACCACGCCCGGCCGACCACGACCATCATCACAAAGACAAGGCAGAACCAGACGTACCAGGTGATCGCCGTGCCGAAGTTCAAACCGGGCACCACCGTGCCCGCGAAACCGAGCAGGATCACCAGCCAGAAGACAATTTGGTTCGGCAAGATGAGCATGAATTGGAATCGTCGGCTGCGCAGCAACTTCGCCACCCGCGGGGAGCGGGTCACGTGTCAGCCGCCGGGCGGGTCGCTCGGTGCAAGATGCTCCGTGCGACCGCGCACCACCGGATCACGGAGCAGCACTGCGCCCGCCCGGTCCGGCGCCGCCCGGTCCTCTGGTGACTCGACGACCGTCATGGACGGCTCCTCACGTATAGTGCACCTATGGACGTCGTGTGGCCCGACCGTGGTATACGCTCGCCATACGTCAAGGGGACGACTACACTTCCTGGAGTGAGGATGACCCTGACCAAGCGCGGCGACTACGTCGTCCGGTCCGCGTTGTGCTTGGCCCGCGCCCACCCGGGCGGCGAGAGCCGCAAGATTCGCGAGGTGGTCGCCGAAATGGCGGTACCGCAGACCTACGCCTCCCAGATCCTCGCCGACCTCGTGCGGGTGGGCCTCGCCGCCTCCAAAGCCGGCAAGGACGGCGGCTACCGGCTGGTCCGCCCCCCGGAGACAGTCAGCTTGCTCGAGGTCGTGGAAGCCGGCGAAGGCCCGCTGAACGCCGGCCGGTGCACGCTGGGTGACGGGCCCTGCCGCTGGGACGCCGTCTGCCCGTTGCACGAGACTTGGCGCGCCGCGACCACCGCACTCCGCGACGTGCTCGCCGCGACCAGCCTCGCTGACCTGGTCGCCCGCGGCCGGGCACTCCAGGCCGGTACCGCCACGCCGCCGACTGACTCGCACCGCCGTACCTGCACGACCATCACGATCTCCGATCGCGTGCACATCGAAGACGGCGCGATGGCGGTCACCGACACGCTGCGCCACGAGCCCCACCTGGTCGCTATCGTTGGGGCAGCCGCCCGGGACGCCGAAGCTCTCCGCGAACACCTCGACCCAGCTGCCCCGTCCTGGGCACCGACCCAGGTCGCCGTCTCCATCCAAACCCGAAGCGACATGGCCGACCGGCCACCGACGCTTGACCTGGCCTGCGCGATCACCACCGCAGCGGGCGACCCAATCCACCTAGAGATGGCCCTACGTGTTCAACAACTCGACCCCGTCCGCACCGAAGTCCGCGCCCGCGCCCGGCTGCGACCACCCCCCGGCACGCCGGAACCACTCACCGAACTGCCCAGCACACTTGGCCGCACCCTCGTCCGCTCCCTGCTGCGCCAACTCGCCCACACGGTCGAACACCCCAAGGAGTCTGTCGCGCGTGCAGGCTGAACCGACGATCTCGACATCCAAAGGCGCACAACTGTTTATGGTGGGGTGGTGCGGGGCTTGATCTCGTCGGCGGTGCCCATCGCGTCCCCGGTCGTCGACCCGACGCTGCGGCGGCTGGGCACGCGGGTTCGTCGGCTCCGCGAGGACCGTGGGCTGAGCGTGGAGCGGCTCGCGGAGCTGGCGGACCTCAGCGTGCGCGGGGTGCTCTACCTTGAGCACGGCCGCCGTGATTCGCGGGCGAGGACCCTGCTGGCGCTGGCCGCCGCGCTGGGCGTCGGGATCGGCGAGCTGTTCGTCGACGAACCCGCCGGCGGGCGCGACTCGGCCGGCGCCCCTCCCCCGCGAGTTGACCCGGTCGGCCCGTAGGACGAGGTCCGACTGGAGGGCCGCACGGCTGGGCGGCGGCGCTGTCCGGGCGTCCGGTTACCCCGAGACGCGATCGACCGCTGCCGGGCCGATTGTGCCCGGGGGATGTCGGCCCGTCCAGCGCCCGGCTGACCGCCTGACGCGCGCAGCGGGTTTCGCGGGCGATCTCGCGCACCGTCGCCGGGTCGGGAGGCGGCGAAGATCGTCACCCGGTGGCGTGCGCCCTGCTCAGGGGCCGGCTTGCACTTCCTAGCGACGACGCAGTAGGAGTTGATCAAGGACTTACGGAGGACCCCCTCAATTTGGGCCTGAACCGGCGGGTGGGACTGCCAGGTAGGTCGAACTTGACGCTGGCGAGGCCGGTCAGGTCGCCGCTGATCTGTCGGGCTCCGAGGAGCTTGCCGGTTACCCGTCCGTGTGCGAGGTCATCGAGCGCGGTGCTGGCGGCGGTCACCACCTGCGGGCCGTAGACGGCGAGTGCGGCCAGATCACCGGGAACAGCGGGATGGGCGCTGAGCCGGTAGCGGGCTGGCTTGGCCCGCCGTGTCACGCCGACTCGCGGCCGGAAGCCTTCTTCATCGCGCTTGCAATAGCCGCGTCGAGTTCCCCTTCGCTCAGCCACGGACGGCGGTCAGCGAGGCGCCGACGGGCGAGATCGACGTCCAGCTCGTCCTCGGCGTGGGCTAGCAGCTTCTCCCAGGTGGAGATGGGCACGAGCACGGCCTGAACGCGGCGGTGCGACCCGAAGAAGACCGGCTCGGGGTCCCCGGCGTCGAAGCGCTTGGTGATCTGACCGAGGGCCGCTCGGACCTCACTGGTTGGGACTATCGCCTCCGCCATTGGGGTAGGATAACAGGAACTTGTACAACTTTCCGGCCGGACAGGCTCGGCTACGGACCCGGGCTGGCCGGCGCGGACTGTGGCTCGCCGCCATACGGTGTGCGTAAAGTCGTCGCGCTGGGCTTCATACCCGCCATGGAGTTCATTTTCGTCGAGCGACGACTCGCCGTCATCGGTGTTTGGGCCGTCCCACCCATGTGTAGGTGGTCGGCGCGGCGCGGCGACGCTTGCCCGACAGATCATGAGAGTCCGGGGTCCGGCTGCCTGGCGGGTCCTTTCGGTGCGCTTGTTTCGAAGATCGGGACGGTCGATTGCGCCCGCCGGTGACCAGCGAGCGGCCGCGGGCTCACCGGTCACGCCGCCCGCCCGGCACCCCGACGACGGCTCGCGCCGCTCAGCGTCGGACTCAGCCTCAGATCGAGCGCGCTTTCGGCACCGACGCGCCGCGGCAGTGAGGGGAAGCAGCGGCGGTGTGCCCGCTCGATCCGGCCCTCCGGCACGCACGCGGCGATCAGCTGCAGCGCCGCAGGCCGGGGGGCCAGCTGCTCGGGCAGCACGAGTCCCGTCCCACCCGGGCGGGA contains the following coding sequences:
- a CDS encoding FABP family protein, producing MDLPAALQPLEFLLGTWRGTGEGSYPTIPDFAFTQEITFVCYGKPVLAYTSRTWASDDGRPLAHESGYWRPAGDGTLEVMLAHPTGVVEVFYGEVTGQRVEIATDAVVRTRTAKEVTAEHRLYGLVGAELMYVEELAAVGEALQPHVSARLQRVQE
- a CDS encoding type II toxin-antitoxin system VapC family toxin, producing MRLYLDSSALVKLVQQEVESAALRRFLRRHRGVGRVTCTLARVEVVRALAGGPTAVAHARRQLARLDQVNLDRELLDLAATLALGSALRSLDAIHIAAAQSLGADLGAIVTYDRRLRAAAGDMGILVEAPG
- a CDS encoding Rrf2 family transcriptional regulator, with the protein product MTLTKRGDYVVRSALCLARAHPGGESRKIREVVAEMAVPQTYASQILADLVRVGLAASKAGKDGGYRLVRPPETVSLLEVVEAGEGPLNAGRCTLGDGPCRWDAVCPLHETWRAATTALRDVLAATSLADLVARGRALQAGTATPPTDSHRRTCTTITISDRVHIEDGAMAVTDTLRHEPHLVAIVGAAARDAEALREHLDPAAPSWAPTQVAVSIQTRSDMADRPPTLDLACAITTAAGDPIHLEMALRVQQLDPVRTEVRARARLRPPPGTPEPLTELPSTLGRTLVRSLLRQLAHTVEHPKESVARAG
- a CDS encoding type II toxin-antitoxin system prevent-host-death family antitoxin; this encodes MERIGVRELRQHASVYLERVTRGETLEITDRGRPVARLVPVSRDPWAALVASGRVIVAEDDADVCDEPAADYGIDASGLLARMRAHER
- the mshD gene encoding mycothiol synthase, producing the protein MTSVDASTRLERRDRLTDAEVREVLRLVDEVTDADGVRPLSEHVMLHLRYGGDAPAHNLLVWSGDLLSGYAHLDVTDVVEGPSAEVVVRGEARRSGLGRLLVEALLADSPDGRMRLWAHGQQTLDSAAALAHAMGFHRERVLWQMRRSLFAPLPAPDLPAGVSVRTFVVGQDEAAWVEVNNRAFADHPDQGQWTIADLRTREREPWFDAAGFFLAERAGRLVGFHWTKVHGAGANGAHDHEPIGEVYVVGVDPSAQGQRLGPALTLIGLRHLRARGLSQAMLYVDESNTNAIKVYEALSFARWDIDVCFRTG
- a CDS encoding FAD-dependent oxidoreductase: MLTRRALLRSGGGLAAGAALAGLPGCSSPGAPRVRPAPGSGTPLPSTKVGPADWSALARDLAGHLIRPGDAGYPLARLSANPRFDSTSPAGIVECANPADVATCIGFARRLGVPITARAGGHSYAGYSTGAGLVVDVAQMSVVTPGGAAARIGAGARLIDVYSGLAGAGRTLPAGSCPSVGLAGLALGGGIGVTSRAYGLTCDAVDSVQIVTADGRVREVDTGDLFWACRGGGGGNFGIITAFTMATHPVGDVALGSLGWDWSAAPRVVDAWQRWAPAAPDELFADLHLLARPGAPTPTVGVGGTCLAGQGSLDRLFDRLVSAVGVAPSQRFSETRPFLHAMLVDAGCAALTVAECHLDTETPPGGLPRQALAAKSDLCVAPLPASGIATLVHRVELAQRIATAVCGVGFDPFGGEVNRVAPDATAFVHRDVAFGLQYTAAGAGAGSATALAWLRGTRAAMAPYVSGQAYQNYIDPDLANWPQAYYGANLPRLSAVKASYDPTRLFRFAQAIP
- a CDS encoding VOC family protein, producing MAKITKLGRVMVPVADQDEAISFYTTKLGFSVAADVPFGEHDRWVEVAPPAGGATLALVPPRGDYQPGRMTGIAIDSPDPAADHAELRDKGVDVDAELMGGDGEVPSMFFFRDNNKNQLMIVQSG
- a CDS encoding type II toxin-antitoxin system Phd/YefM family antitoxin translates to MAEAIVPTSEVRAALGQITKRFDAGDPEPVFFGSHRRVQAVLVPISTWEKLLAHAEDELDVDLARRRLADRRPWLSEGELDAAIASAMKKASGRESA
- a CDS encoding helix-turn-helix domain-containing protein; its protein translation is MRGLISSAVPIASPVVDPTLRRLGTRVRRLREDRGLSVERLAELADLSVRGVLYLEHGRRDSRARTLLALAAALGVGIGELFVDEPAGGRDSAGAPPPRVDPVGP